ACGGCATTAAATTGGGGCTTGGGCCATGCCAGCCGCAGCATTCCGCTCATTCAGAAGGCCATAGCTTTTGGTTTGCAGCCTTATTTGGCCGCTGAAGGAGAGGCTTTGGCCCTTTGGCAAGCGCAGTTTCCCAATTTGCCACATATAGCGTTGCCAGCCTACAATATACGGTATCCCAGCCAAAATATGAGTTGGAACATGGCCCTACAACTGCCGCAGATTCTCCGTGCTATGGCCAAGGAGCAAGCCCTCTTGCCGAAGTTAGTAAATAAATATCAGATCTCGCTCTTGCTCAATGATAATCGCTACGGATGTTATTCGGCTAGTTTGCCTAGTGCCTTTTTGGGCCATCAGCTGCGGATTGCCTTTCCCTATAGTTGGCAAAAGGCCCTTTTTCAGCCAATTAACCGCTATTTGCTACAAAAGCATCGGCTCATTTGGCTACCCGATTATGAGGGCGAGGGGAACCTATCGGGGGAGTTGGGGCAGGGCCTGCCTTGGTCCAATATTCGTTATATTGGTCCTCTGTCTAGATTGCCCACCGTAAATATACAACAGCAAGATTATGAGATCGTTGCGCTTTTATCTGGACCAGAGCCACAGCGGCAGTATTTAGAAAATGAGTTGCGGCAAAAGTTGGCCCAATTGCCCCAAAAAAGCCTAATCATTAGAGGGAAAATAGGGGAGGAGGGGGCGCAACTGAGCGGAGACTATCCCCATATTTTGCCTTATGCAGGCGGCCGAGAGCTAGCTAGCTATTTGCTTTCGGCCCAGCTACTCATTTTGAGGGGAGGCTATAGCAGTTTGATGGATTTGGCCCAGCTAAAGGCGGGAGCTATGCTGCTTTGTCCCACCCCGGGCCAAACAGAACAAGAATATCTGGCCCAAAAACTAGGGCAGCAAGGCCGAGCGCAGCAGCAGGCTCAGGGGCAATTGGATTTGGGCCGAGCTTGGGCCCAAAAAGAACAAAAGCTTCCGAATTGGCCCCAAAAAGCAGCCATAGATTTGGCCCCCTTCTTTGCAGAACTAGTAGATTTGGCCCAATAGGTCCTACAGGCGGCAAAGCCGCCGCAAAGGCGCGCAGCGCCTCGGCTGAGGGATGGAAAAGGGTGGCCCAAAGGGCCAGACCCAAGTTTTTTGAAGCGAAGCGAAAAAAACTGCAGGGCCGAGCAGACCTGCGAGCCCTGACACAGCCCGACCCAAGGCTGCAGGCCGCAGGGGCAGCCCCAAATAAAAAACAGAAATAAAGCCTTTTGGGGAGAACAAAGCGGCGAAACTAAGGACTTAAGGACTTTGGAGAATGCTGAAAATTGAAAGAAAAACAGTAATATTACATTTTCTAAGTCTTAACTTATGGAAAGACCATTGGCCTCTGGGTAAATAGATCGAAATGAGGCTATAGGCTATTTCAGATAACAACAACTATGGCAAAGAAGAACAGAAAAGCGAGCCCTTCCCCCACAAACTTTAAAACTTATAAGATTAACTATAAGGGCCAATTGACGGTCGTTTATCCCTTGCTTGCGGGCAGTAAGTTGGGGCAGTTTAAAAAAGACTGGCAGGCCTTTAAGAAAGCTTGGCCTACTACGCCAGAGCTCTTGTTATTTAATAGCTTAGGCGATGAGGCGGCTGCTTCAGAATGGGCTAAATGGGCCGAAGAAGAGGGCGAAAACGTTCGTTATTTGGCCGATAAAGTAGCGCCCTCGGCTATATTTGCTCGGGCCGTAGCGCAGGCGCAGGGAGAAGACCTCCTTTTTGCAGATGGGAGTCAGGGTATTGCCTTGAGTAACCTTTTAGACTGGATGGATAATCGGGAAGAAGCCTTGGCGGCTAATACCATCTATCTGGGGAGCCGTAAGCATGCGGACTCTAAAAAACTGCAGGCCAAAGATGGTTTACTATTGAGCCAACTCCACAACAGCTACCTCCAATTTTGGACGCCCCTCTATCTACAAGATAGTCAGGCGCCTTTTTATTTTATGGCTAAGGCCTTGGGGCAGCAATTGGCGCAGCTTACGGTTTCGGGGCAGCAAACCGACCTTTTATTGATGGCCCAATTGGAAGGGATTTCTATTCAAGAAATGCCCATTCGTTGGCAGCATGCCGAGCAGCGAGATAGGGGTATTGGGCGCATTGCGCAGAAAGCCTTTGCGGGCCTATTGGCTCGGCCCAAAAATAAAGTAAAATACTTCTTTCTCAACCCTTGGACCGAGGCCAGTAAGGCCTTGGCCAAAGAGCCCACAATTTATCGTTTTTTGTATGCGGTATCGGCCTTGCTCATCCTCTTCATTATGGCGGGCTTGAGCTTTCAGTATGGCATTACGGGAGATGAAGTCTTGCAAAAAAACTATGGGGATAATGTATTGGCCTACTTTGAGTCGGATGGAAAAGATCGGGCTTGTATGAACCAAAGCAACCTACATTATTATGGGGGTCTTTTTGATTATTTGGCGGCTTGGTGCAACAAATACCTGGGCTGGTTTGACACCTATGACACTCGGCATTTGCTCAATGCCTTATTTGGCTTTTTGGCCATCTTATTTACGGCTCGATTGGGTAAAGTGCTTTCTGGTCGTTGGTCTATGGCCCTACTGACCTTAGTTTTGCTCACGCTTTCGCCTCGTTTTTTTGGGCATAGCATGAACAACCCCAAAGATATTCCCTTTGCGATGGGCTATATGATGGGGATCTACTACATGATTATATTAACCAAACAACTGCCTCGTCCGTCTAGCCGAGCCTTATTGATGAGTGCCCTTGGTTTGGGGATCACCTTTAGTATGCGTTCTGGAGGAATCTTATTGATTCCCTATTTGGGCCTATTTATGGGGAGTCGAGTTGTTTTATGCCCGCAACTGCGTCCGGCCCTCACTCAATTTAAAATTGGGCAACTGTTTCGCTATGCGGCCATCCTCTTGGGCGTATCGGGCCTAGGTTATTGGATGGGAACCTGGTATTGGCCCTATGCGCAGGAAGACATTATGAACCACCCCCTAGAGTCGCTCTCCGAGATGACCAACTTTTCTACCGGGATTCGGATGCTTTGGGGCGGCAAGCACCTTTGGTCAGATCAGTTGCCCTGGTATTATATTCCGACTTGGTTGGGGATTTCCTCGCCAATTGTGGTGCTGTTGGGCTTGCCTTTGGTGCCCTTCTTATTCTTTAGAAAGGTATTTCGGAAAAAGCAGGCCTATTACTTTAATTTGGTCCTTTTTACCGGCGTTTTTCCGGTGGCTTATGCGGTATACAAAGAGTCTTCTCTGTATGATGGCATGCGTCACTTCTTGTTTATCTATCCCATTTTGGTTTTGGCGGCAGCCTATGGCTGGTTCAATATTATTCGGATAATCAAGCCAGCGGCGGTTCGTTATGCGGCCATAGCTGGAGTTGTGGGGCTTTTGGCCCTGCCCACCGCTTGGATGTTCCGCAGCCACCCTTATCAATATGTCTATTTTAATGAGTTTTTTGGTGGTTTAGAGGAAGCCTATGGCTACTATGAAACCGACTACTGGATGACCTGTATGCGCAATCTTTCAGATTGGTTGATTGAAAATGAGCCGAAGGTAAAAGCAGGGGAGGAGGTCATTGTGGCCACCAACTGCGCTAAGCCTGTAGCGCATTACTTTAGCGATTACCCCAATGTCAAGGTGCGCTATGTGCGCTATCATGAGCGGGTAAAAACGGGCTATGATTACCTACTTTCTTATTCTCGTTTTGTGAGCCATGGCTTTTTACAATCGGAAACTTGGCCCCCTGCAGAGGTGGTGCATCTAGAAGAGGTAGATGGCGTTCCTTTGGGGGCAGTGAGTAAGGCTCCTGATGGAAACAAAAAGGGCGAACTGGCCCAAAAAGCCTTTAAAGAAAAGCGTTATGCCGAAGGAATTACCCTTTTGGAGGAAGTCTTGGCAGCCGACCCCAAAAATGAAAGTGCCATGTTGGTCCTTTCTCAATACTATCCACAGGTGGGGAAGATGGAAGAGATGAAAAACGTCTTGACCCGCATGCGGAACCTAGCCAATGATTACGTTAATGGCTTGGGCATGGCTGGGGTCTATTACCTAAATGCTCAGCAGCCCGATAGCGCTCGCTATTACTTTGAGCGAGCCACAACGCTTAATTACAAGTACAGCTTTGGCTATTTCCACTTGGCCAATTTGGCCCTTAAAGAGGAAAAGGATGTCAATAAGGCGCTATCCATTTGGGCCGTTTTTGATAAGTATGGGGGACAGCCCGCTCAGGGCTACCAAATTGCGGTGCAAGTGGCGCAGCAAGCCCAAAACCGCCCCTATGAGCTCTATTTTAGAGCTAAGGCCTTGGCTACAGCCGGCAAGCATGTAGATGCCTATCAGTTGTTGGGCCAAGCCATTGCGGTAGACCCCAATTTTGAGCCTGCCCTCAAGGCCAAAAAGATGTATGACGACAATAGCCGAAGGGCTAGAGATGAAGAGGAAATGGCCCGAAAAAAAGGCGCCAAATAAAAAGCAAAAGGCCAGCTAGATGATCATCTAGCTGGCCTTTTTTAGGCAATGCCTTAATGCGGAAAAGCGGCCTGATGTTGTACCCTTTGGGCTTGTACAATATGCCGCTCATTATGGTAAATCAAAAAACGTAGCATATCCCCCAAACGAAGCTTAATCAAGGGCAAAATGGCAATGCCCAACTTATAGCGATTGATGTCTAAGGCTTGAGCATCGGCCAGAAAATCGCGAAACTGCTCCTGATAGGCCAAATAAGGCTGAATAATACTCGCTGGCACATATTGGCTTTGGCTAGGCTGATAGGCTTTAGGGCTTTTCATCTTTAACCCTAACTGATTGTCTTCATTGAGTTGTACGCTTTGCACAAAACGACGGCCAAAAATCCCCGCTTTGTAGTATTCTGCTTTGGGCTTTTTGGCCTTGCGCCCCTTTTTGAGGAGCTGCTCCAATGGCCCTACATAATAGGCCGAAATAATATTGAGATGATCTAAGCACTCTCCTATACTCCAGCTCTTTGGGCTGGGCTTCCAGTTAAATTGCTGTGGACTGAGGCTGGCAAAATCCCGCTCTACAATCTCCGATAGTCGCCTCATTAGCCGATCTAGTTCTTGTAGTAGCTCTTTTTGTGTTTTCTTTTTCATAGCTATAGGTTGAGCGGGCTGTTGCCCTAGAGCAACAGCCCGCTATGGGCCAAAAAGACAATTAGAAGATAGAGGTGACTAATAAGTAGGCAGCTGTCCCCATACTTACTAAACCCGCCGTTACCTGATAAGGAGATAGCTTTTTACGCATCATTTCCGCCTTTTCTTTGGCATTGCCCGTTTCGTCTTGTTCGGCAATAAATTTATTGATCATCGGAAAGCTGAGCAGAAAACCCACAACAACGGTTGCACCTACACAGCCTAAGGCTACAATACGACTAAGTAGCACCATATTTACATTGTTGCCAAAAAGGTTAAAGAGCTGAAGCAGCGCCAAAATGAGCGACACTAAGCCAATCATGGCCTGATAGGGGCTGAGTTTCTCAATGATGTCTTTGGCATCGGGCAAACGCTCAATGACAAAGTTAGAGGCCGCCAAAAGGCCAGAAACAATTCCCGCTAAAGCTAATAGAAACATAGAATTCTGTCTTTTTTAGTTCATCAAAATGGTCAATCTTCTATAATACAAAAAAACAACTTATTTCTGCCCCTCTTTTGTTCCTTCCAAGGGCTGTAGTTCGCCTTTCCAATAGCGCTTGAGCTTGCCGTTTCTCGGATTAACCTCTGTTTTGCCATAAATGGAGTTGACCCGCTTTGTGGGCGCATTACTACGGCCCAAACAATAGAGGTTGCCGTCTCTAGAAGCAATGAAAATACGCCCCTGGTCCACAAATGGAGTCGCTTCGGCACTAAATTCTTGCTTGTCGAGTAGCTTGAAGTTCATCTCTTTGTCAAACTCAAAGAGGTAGAAGCCCTGGTAGGTGGGCACCGCCGCCCGATTGCCAATAATAATGGGACTCGCAATGGCTGGCCCCGTCCGATGTTTGTAATAGACTTTTGGGGTGGCCACTTTGCGCTCGCCATCAAAAAGGGTCACTTTTTGGGTATCGAGTTTATTGAGGTCAAAGAAGTAGGTGTAGCCGTCAATGCCAATGGTGGCCCCAATATGCGGATGCCCCTTCACTCGAGTCGCTTCATTGGTGGCCGCGGTCCCAATCACTCCGCCTAACCAACCCACAAACCGACGGTTTTTTACGGGCATGTACCAAACGGTGGCTTCTTCGGGCTTTTTGCTGGGGTCTAGCTTGAGAATCCCGCCCTGCCCTTTGATGTATTGCTTCTCTACAGAAACTAAAATACAGCTGTCGTCGGTCACTACTGGCGAGCCGTCAATGTCCGACCCAATGAAGTATTCCCAGTCCATGCCCGGCTTTTTCATGTTGTAGCCCCAAACTCGACCCGATCCAGAAGCTAGGTAAATATGGTCTCTCAAACGAACGGGAGAGGCTTCCGAAACGACATTGCCCCCATGTACACTAGCATCAATGTCTCGGTATAAGGTGTCCTGAAAACGATAAAATTCAGGCTGCAAAAGCCCGTCTTTCATTTTTGCCGCCTTGGGGTCTGGATTGAAAACGGTGAAAATGCTGGTTTCTAAGGGCAAATAAGCGGTGTCGTTAATAATTAAGGCCGAACCATCTACATCTCGGCTATAACAACGGGTTCTGGGCGAGTTCACTCGCCAACGCTCTTCTCCCGTAAAATAAGAGATGGCCCGATAACAGTCTACAATAGGGGCGTTGAGCTTGCCGCCCGCTCTGGTCCCTTGCAAAACCAAAACCCGATCCTTGAGCGAATCTGCATTATGGTTGATCCAAAGACTACCCGTTCCTTTTACTACATCATCAAAACGGTATTGCCAAAGGACTTCCCCCGTTTCATAGTCGATCTTTTTAAGCCGATGGTCAAAGGCGCCCTGAATAATATATTTTTTGCCATTTTCAATCACAATCAAGGGCTGGCCGGTCCAACCCGCACCACTCCAGTTCTTAATGGTGCGCCCCACCTGGGTTTTTCCAGAACCTAAGGTAAGTTGCCAAATGATGTCTAGTTTGTCTGGCAAACTATCGCCATAATAATTCCGCCGCTCATTGCTCAAATAGGTGGGATTGACCAGTTCAATCGAGAAGCTATCGCCCTCTTCATCCACAAAATCAATGCGGTTGGGGTCTGGAAAAAGGGGGGTGGGCAGACTATCTATGCCGCTGCTATCTGGCGTGCTAATCACTTCTTTGTTTTGTACAAAGTAGGCGGGTAGGTCCATAAAATAGGCTGCCGCAGCAAGGCCGCCAAGGCCCAAAATGGCCAGAATAATGGCTAAAGGGGAACGCATTTCGTTATTTTTTATACTAAGAATCAATTCGATTCGCAAAATACTAACTATTTTCCTGTTTGTGATGATTATTTTGGGGCTTCCCCTTCGGCCCTGCGGGCCTCGGGTCGGGCTGTGCCGGGGCTCGCAAGCCTGCTCGGCCCTTCGCTTTTTTCGCTTTGCTCAAAAAGCTCGGTCTGGCCCTGCGGGCCACCCCTATCCATCCCTAAGCCGGCGGCTGCGCCGCCTCTAGACGCAGTTGGACCAAAGGGCTGAAAACAAAATGCTCAAAGTAAAAATAAAGGATGAGCGGCCCAGCGCTGCGCAGCCGTGGCCCAAAGGGCCAGACCAAAGCCGCCA
This genomic interval from Saprospira grandis contains the following:
- a CDS encoding DinB family protein; protein product: MKKKTQKELLQELDRLMRRLSEIVERDFASLSPQQFNWKPSPKSWSIGECLDHLNIISAYYVGPLEQLLKKGRKAKKPKAEYYKAGIFGRRFVQSVQLNEDNQLGLKMKSPKAYQPSQSQYVPASIIQPYLAYQEQFRDFLADAQALDINRYKLGIAILPLIKLRLGDMLRFLIYHNERHIVQAQRVQHQAAFPH
- a CDS encoding glycosyl transferase family 28, with the translated sequence MPKRKRILFTALNWGLGHASRSIPLIQKAIAFGLQPYLAAEGEALALWQAQFPNLPHIALPAYNIRYPSQNMSWNMALQLPQILRAMAKEQALLPKLVNKYQISLLLNDNRYGCYSASLPSAFLGHQLRIAFPYSWQKALFQPINRYLLQKHRLIWLPDYEGEGNLSGELGQGLPWSNIRYIGPLSRLPTVNIQQQDYEIVALLSGPEPQRQYLENELRQKLAQLPQKSLIIRGKIGEEGAQLSGDYPHILPYAGGRELASYLLSAQLLILRGGYSSLMDLAQLKAGAMLLCPTPGQTEQEYLAQKLGQQGRAQQQAQGQLDLGRAWAQKEQKLPNWPQKAAIDLAPFFAELVDLAQ
- a CDS encoding glycosyltransferase family 39 protein, whose product is MAKKNRKASPSPTNFKTYKINYKGQLTVVYPLLAGSKLGQFKKDWQAFKKAWPTTPELLLFNSLGDEAAASEWAKWAEEEGENVRYLADKVAPSAIFARAVAQAQGEDLLFADGSQGIALSNLLDWMDNREEALAANTIYLGSRKHADSKKLQAKDGLLLSQLHNSYLQFWTPLYLQDSQAPFYFMAKALGQQLAQLTVSGQQTDLLLMAQLEGISIQEMPIRWQHAEQRDRGIGRIAQKAFAGLLARPKNKVKYFFLNPWTEASKALAKEPTIYRFLYAVSALLILFIMAGLSFQYGITGDEVLQKNYGDNVLAYFESDGKDRACMNQSNLHYYGGLFDYLAAWCNKYLGWFDTYDTRHLLNALFGFLAILFTARLGKVLSGRWSMALLTLVLLTLSPRFFGHSMNNPKDIPFAMGYMMGIYYMIILTKQLPRPSSRALLMSALGLGITFSMRSGGILLIPYLGLFMGSRVVLCPQLRPALTQFKIGQLFRYAAILLGVSGLGYWMGTWYWPYAQEDIMNHPLESLSEMTNFSTGIRMLWGGKHLWSDQLPWYYIPTWLGISSPIVVLLGLPLVPFLFFRKVFRKKQAYYFNLVLFTGVFPVAYAVYKESSLYDGMRHFLFIYPILVLAAAYGWFNIIRIIKPAAVRYAAIAGVVGLLALPTAWMFRSHPYQYVYFNEFFGGLEEAYGYYETDYWMTCMRNLSDWLIENEPKVKAGEEVIVATNCAKPVAHYFSDYPNVKVRYVRYHERVKTGYDYLLSYSRFVSHGFLQSETWPPAEVVHLEEVDGVPLGAVSKAPDGNKKGELAQKAFKEKRYAEGITLLEEVLAADPKNESAMLVLSQYYPQVGKMEEMKNVLTRMRNLANDYVNGLGMAGVYYLNAQQPDSARYYFERATTLNYKYSFGYFHLANLALKEEKDVNKALSIWAVFDKYGGQPAQGYQIAVQVAQQAQNRPYELYFRAKALATAGKHVDAYQLLGQAIAVDPNFEPALKAKKMYDDNSRRARDEEEMARKKGAK